TCTTGACTAACTATTGCTGTATTTGAAATTAATAAATACAAAAACAAGGCAATTTTTAGATATAGTATTTTTTTCATTTGTAAAATAATTTAAAATTATAATACAATATTATCAAGTTTGATAATTAAATGAAATACGTCATTTGACGTATATTTTATTTAATGAAATCTCTAATTAATTATAAATAATGGATTGGTTTAATTTTCCAACCATTTCCTGAAATCAGCAGTTGTAGAAGAACTCGTCATTACTTTTTCTTTGTAATTTTTGATAGAAATCAATAATCTGTTTTTAAAATGACTTTCTATTTTTTCTATAAAATCGATGTTCACGATTTCACTTCTATTAATTTTAAAGAATTTCTTTGGATTGAGTTGCTCGTAAATACTGCCTAAATTTTGAGAAATTGTATGTCGTTTTCCAAGATTATCGATCACCAAACAAAAATCTCCAGAGGCAGAAATTAACCCAATATCTGTTGCATTTAATAGTTGAATTCCGGAATTTTTTTTAATGACAAATCGTTTTTTATAGGTGGTGTATTCGTTTTGTAAAGCCGTTTTTAAAGCATCAATTGTAGTAGTATTTAACGGATTGTAATCACCTTTATTAAATAAAGATTGATATTTATAAATTGCTTTATCAAAATCGTCTTGAGAATAAGGTTTTAAGATATAGGCAATTCCATTGGTGTTAAATGCTTGAAATAAAAATTCATCATGAGCAGAGCAAAAAATAATAGGAGTGTCAGTTTTTATCTTGTTGAATAAATCAAAAGAAATACCATCTAATAACTGAATGTCAGAAAGAATAAAATCAAAAGAATCTTCTTGCAATAATTTTTCTCCATCAGCAATACTTCTTCCCCAAGAATGAGAAATTTTTATATCGTAAAAAGTATCTAAACATTTTATGAGTTTTTGATATGCAGGTATTTCGTCTTCTAAAATTAAAATATTCATTTTATTTTTCTTTTTGCAAGGGGTTGAAACCCCTTGTTAGCCTTGTAATTTTATGATTGGAATAAAAACTTCAAATTTTTTGTCCATATTGTGCACTTGAATTTTTTCATTTGATAACAATTTGTAACGAGCTCTCAAATTGTTTAAACCAGTTCCAAAAGATTCTTCTTTAGATTGTAAAGTAGCTTTTGAGTTTGTAATAATTAACCAACCTTCATTGATTAAAATAGAAGTTTTTATGATGTTCTTTCCATCAGATTTATTGTGTTTTACCACATTTTCTAACAAACTTTGCAAAGCACCTGTGGGTATAAATTTATCAACCAAAGAAATATTTTTTTCGATAACAAATTCATAATCATTACCAAATCTGGTTTTTATCAAAAAAATATAATTTTCAGCGAATTCAATTTCGCTGGCAAGTTCCATAACTTCTGCGTCTTTTGTTTTGATTAAATACCTATAAATTAAAGACAATTTATTAATATATTCTTTTGCTTTTGTGGGATTGCTGTCAATTAAACTATCTAATGTATTTAAATTATTGAATAAAAAATGAGGATTTATTTGAGAACGTAATAATTTAAGTTCGTTCTCTTTTTGCTGTTTTTGAGTTTCTAACAATTCTTGCTGCCCTTCATAAAATTTTTTGATTAATAGAATTCCAAGTGGAAGTCCAATCATATCAACAGCATTGTACAAGCCATCATTTAAGTAAGAAAGTGTGTTTTTAATACTGCTTAAATTGCCTCCTGCACTATATCTACCAATTACATTATCTAAAGTTCCAACTAAAGTTAAGAGCAATAAACTAGCTATAAAGAATAAAAAGTAGTTTTTTCTTTTTACTAAAAAAGCGGGCACAATTTTTTGAATAAAGATTAAAATAACAATAATTGACAAAATTGTACTTGCAGGAAAATCGATTATATATTCGATTAATTTATTATTTTCTCTATAGTAATCAAAACATCCTAAAATAATAGTAGTTCCAAAAACAATGGCAAGAATTATCCAATCAGATTTATTTAA
The DNA window shown above is from Polaribacter sp. Hel_I_88 and carries:
- a CDS encoding LytTR family DNA-binding domain-containing protein gives rise to the protein MNILILEDEIPAYQKLIKCLDTFYDIKISHSWGRSIADGEKLLQEDSFDFILSDIQLLDGISFDLFNKIKTDTPIIFCSAHDEFLFQAFNTNGIAYILKPYSQDDFDKAIYKYQSLFNKGDYNPLNTTTIDALKTALQNEYTTYKKRFVIKKNSGIQLLNATDIGLISASGDFCLVIDNLGKRHTISQNLGSIYEQLNPKKFFKINRSEIVNIDFIEKIESHFKNRLLISIKNYKEKVMTSSSTTADFRKWLEN
- a CDS encoding sensor histidine kinase; the encoded protein is MNTKLNKSDWIILAIVFGTTIILGCFDYYRENNKLIEYIIDFPASTILSIIVILIFIQKIVPAFLVKRKNYFLFFIASLLLLTLVGTLDNVIGRYSAGGNLSSIKNTLSYLNDGLYNAVDMIGLPLGILLIKKFYEGQQELLETQKQQKENELKLLRSQINPHFLFNNLNTLDSLIDSNPTKAKEYINKLSLIYRYLIKTKDAEVMELASEIEFAENYIFLIKTRFGNDYEFVIEKNISLVDKFIPTGALQSLLENVVKHNKSDGKNIIKTSILINEGWLIITNSKATLQSKEESFGTGLNNLRARYKLLSNEKIQVHNMDKKFEVFIPIIKLQG